Proteins found in one Acinetobacter sp. XH1741 genomic segment:
- a CDS encoding exodeoxyribonuclease III: protein MIPKDQYPSDVKILRVVSINVNGLRSSVTKGLLEWLEQSDADVVCMQESRITHEQWTEKFRPEGWHTHLFPAERAGYAGTAIYSRLPFVSIKDGLGFELADSQGRFISAEFDLGLSHPVHIASLYLPSGSSGEEAQARKDLFLGEYAKILKQWRDENKSIIICGDYNIVHKRIDIKNWSGNQKSSGCLPHERAWLDHIYDELGYVDSFRLVRTEAELYSWWSNRGQARAKNVGWRIDYQACSPDWKSRTVNAWVYKDQWFSDHAPVIIDYKIQE, encoded by the coding sequence ATGATACCAAAGGATCAGTATCCAAGTGATGTAAAAATTCTTCGAGTCGTTTCCATTAACGTAAATGGCTTACGTTCTTCAGTAACGAAAGGCTTACTTGAATGGTTAGAACAATCCGATGCCGATGTCGTATGCATGCAGGAAAGCCGCATTACCCATGAACAATGGACTGAAAAGTTTAGACCCGAAGGATGGCATACCCATCTGTTTCCAGCAGAGCGTGCAGGCTATGCAGGTACTGCAATTTATAGCCGCTTACCCTTCGTTTCTATTAAAGATGGTTTAGGGTTTGAATTGGCCGATAGTCAAGGCCGCTTCATTTCTGCCGAATTTGATTTAGGTTTGTCACATCCCGTACATATTGCATCATTATACTTACCTTCGGGCTCAAGTGGTGAAGAAGCGCAAGCACGTAAAGATTTATTTTTAGGCGAATATGCAAAAATCTTAAAACAGTGGCGTGATGAAAATAAGTCAATCATTATTTGTGGCGATTACAACATTGTTCATAAACGAATTGATATTAAAAACTGGTCAGGTAACCAAAAATCGTCTGGCTGCTTGCCGCATGAACGTGCATGGCTTGATCATATTTATGATGAACTTGGTTATGTAGATAGCTTCCGCTTAGTCAGAACAGAAGCAGAATTGTACTCATGGTGGTCAAATCGCGGTCAAGCCCGTGCGAAAAATGTAGGTTGGCGTATTGACTATCAAGCTTGCTCACCAGACTGGAAATCACGTACAGTAAATGCATGGGTTTATAAAGATCAATGGTTTAGCGACCATGCCCCAGTAATTATTGATTATAAAATTCAAGAGTAA
- a CDS encoding arsenate reductase: protein MLKIYGIKNCNSMKKAFDALQAKGLSYEFHDYKKQGIDADTLKTWLQEIGQDTVLNKKGTTWRKLSEEEQTRALSSEDHLIEALIAQPSLIKRPVLQTSKGFLVGFDETAYQNLSA from the coding sequence ATGTTAAAAATTTATGGTATTAAAAACTGCAACTCAATGAAAAAAGCTTTCGATGCCTTACAAGCAAAAGGTCTAAGCTACGAATTTCACGATTATAAAAAACAAGGGATCGATGCAGATACCCTAAAAACTTGGTTACAAGAAATTGGGCAAGATACGGTTCTCAACAAGAAAGGCACCACGTGGAGAAAATTGTCTGAAGAAGAGCAAACTCGTGCCTTAAGCAGCGAAGATCATCTTATTGAAGCACTGATTGCACAGCCAAGTTTAATTAAACGCCCAGTTCTACAAACGTCTAAAGGTTTTTTAGTCGGCTTTGATGAAACAGCCTATCAAAATTTAAGTGCATAA
- the dsbD gene encoding protein-disulfide reductase DsbD, whose product MLMKKLISQGIIYFLAVATFVLSQFVFAEDKLLSPEQAFSFSVESPQSHIAKLSWQIQPNYYLYQHKFTVQQGTQPLALNLPKAVSQYDENYGQSQVYYHQINFQIKTKPSEHYKVTWQGCAKDRICYPPQTIEFQTDADGLVGVQNQAGTAPKRLLDLANTSSASQDSLDNQTSSEANTEATAPQIAQDQIWSAKLIEHSLWYGVLLFLGLGMLLAFTPCSLPMLPILTSLIIREHKGLKAWTIALTFVCSMALVYAGLGLIASSAGLNFQRWLQQPATLIAFSLLFVVFALNLFGLFEIRLPQTWLNRLDRIQSMQQGGTLVGAGVMGVVSALLVGPCMTAPLAGTLLFISQTQNQWQGALLLFCLGFGMGIPLLLASILGAKFLPKAGDWMHQIKVIFAFLMLGLSLYFIRPLLPDWGMQVLSLVLGLAFIAYAVYQFFWKKGQLQWLYALLLLLVTPFVAYNQYQHFQNRSLQSSEHMATWHVATTAADFQKILAAAPADQAIVIDVYADWCVACQPIEHRILKAAEVQSALAPYYLIKLDLSHYDQSHEALLKQWNILGPPTYLFLNGQRQEIRSLRLTGAFSQQELLQQLASLSKAK is encoded by the coding sequence ATGTTAATGAAAAAGCTTATTTCTCAGGGAATTATTTATTTTCTAGCAGTCGCTACTTTTGTATTGAGCCAGTTTGTTTTTGCAGAAGATAAGCTACTGTCACCAGAACAGGCTTTTTCATTTTCGGTTGAGTCTCCACAATCGCATATTGCGAAATTATCGTGGCAGATTCAGCCGAATTATTATTTGTATCAGCATAAATTTACTGTCCAGCAGGGTACTCAACCTTTAGCTTTAAATTTGCCTAAAGCCGTTTCTCAATATGATGAAAACTATGGGCAAAGTCAGGTTTATTATCATCAAATCAATTTCCAAATTAAGACCAAACCTTCAGAACATTACAAGGTAACATGGCAAGGTTGTGCCAAAGACAGGATTTGTTATCCACCTCAAACCATCGAATTTCAAACCGATGCAGACGGATTGGTCGGTGTGCAAAATCAGGCGGGTACAGCACCAAAACGCTTGTTAGATTTGGCAAATACATCATCAGCATCTCAAGATTCTTTAGATAATCAGACAAGCTCAGAAGCTAATACTGAGGCGACTGCTCCCCAAATTGCACAAGATCAGATTTGGTCGGCTAAATTAATTGAGCATTCACTTTGGTATGGTGTTTTATTATTTTTAGGTTTGGGCATGCTGCTCGCATTTACACCATGTTCCTTACCCATGCTGCCGATTTTAACTTCACTGATTATTCGTGAGCATAAAGGTTTAAAAGCTTGGACAATTGCGCTTACTTTTGTATGTAGCATGGCATTGGTTTATGCAGGTCTAGGCTTAATTGCTTCTTCAGCAGGGCTAAATTTCCAGCGCTGGCTACAACAACCTGCCACACTGATCGCGTTTAGTTTGCTATTCGTAGTTTTTGCACTAAACCTGTTTGGGCTGTTTGAGATTCGTTTACCGCAAACATGGTTGAATCGACTTGATCGTATTCAGTCTATGCAACAAGGCGGCACTTTGGTTGGTGCAGGTGTCATGGGTGTGGTTTCTGCGCTCTTGGTTGGCCCATGCATGACGGCACCTCTGGCTGGAACCTTATTATTTATTTCCCAAACCCAAAACCAATGGCAAGGTGCTTTGCTTTTATTCTGTCTAGGTTTTGGGATGGGGATTCCTTTATTGCTCGCGAGCATATTAGGGGCTAAATTCTTGCCTAAAGCGGGCGACTGGATGCATCAGATTAAAGTGATTTTTGCTTTTCTGATGTTGGGCCTAAGCCTTTATTTTATTCGCCCTTTATTGCCAGATTGGGGCATGCAAGTTCTTAGCCTAGTATTAGGGCTCGCTTTTATAGCTTATGCTGTTTATCAGTTCTTTTGGAAAAAAGGGCAGCTACAGTGGCTCTATGCACTTTTACTTTTACTGGTTACTCCATTTGTTGCTTACAACCAGTATCAACATTTTCAAAATCGCAGTTTGCAAAGTTCTGAACATATGGCTACGTGGCATGTCGCGACTACAGCAGCCGACTTTCAGAAAATTTTAGCAGCAGCACCTGCTGATCAAGCGATTGTGATAGATGTCTACGCAGATTGGTGCGTGGCTTGCCAGCCTATTGAACACCGTATTTTAAAAGCAGCCGAAGTTCAGTCAGCTCTTGCGCCTTACTATCTCATTAAGCTTGATTTGAGTCACTATGATCAGTCACACGAAGCTCTGCTCAAGCAGTGGAATATTCTTGGACCGCCGACGTATCTCTTTTTAAACGGGCAGCGACAAGAAATTCGCTCTTTACGTTTAACAGGTGCATTTAGTCAGCAAGAGCTTTTGCAGCAGCTTGCAAGCTTATCGAAAGCTAAATAG
- a CDS encoding DUF2147 domain-containing protein, giving the protein MKKIALALGLVGMAAFANAADPLNGTVWKTIDDQTNKPKAVVKFTEQKDGTLTATIQNILTPGEENSCTKCEGPYKNKPLKGVTIVHNLKNVGGTSYENGTILDPKSGKTYKLKGELADGGKKLKLRGYIGVSALGRNQTWIRAN; this is encoded by the coding sequence ATGAAAAAGATTGCTTTAGCTTTAGGACTTGTTGGTATGGCTGCATTTGCCAATGCGGCTGACCCACTAAACGGAACGGTATGGAAAACGATTGATGACCAAACCAATAAGCCCAAAGCCGTAGTAAAGTTTACGGAACAGAAGGATGGAACCTTAACTGCAACCATTCAAAACATTTTGACACCAGGTGAAGAAAATTCGTGTACAAAATGTGAAGGGCCGTATAAAAATAAACCGCTTAAAGGTGTGACCATTGTACATAATTTAAAAAATGTAGGTGGTACCAGTTATGAAAACGGTACAATTTTAGACCCGAAATCTGGCAAAACTTACAAATTAAAAGGTGAGTTAGCTGACGGTGGTAAAAAGCTTAAATTACGTGGTTATATTGGTGTTTCTGCTCTGGGCCGTAACCAAACGTGGATTCGTGCTAATTAA
- a CDS encoding TonB-dependent siderophore receptor, with protein sequence MLRISISSPQIKSSFPLSLLSLMILNTQVAYAEDLADSSSKVAAVMPTIKIEAMSELDPIKSYIDYDKANVTRNGLDKKDIPQTVDTIDVQKYKIYGSNDLSVMLQGTPGVSTNYDMRGDGITIRGFGADTGDIYRDGIRESGQVRRSTANIERIEILKGPASVLYGRSAGGGVVNMVSKFANFDSKSSVGAYAGSYDNYGTTADINQVLNNNLAVRLTGEYGETGSFRSGIKNKIEMLSPSFTYKNDDETLTWTTQYTYDKLGRVPDRGPTRDNLPIGTSIKTGFAQDRDYVDDILQVVRTDVNYQYAPDWNFHWAASYRQAEQNFDHFYFGTYCGLDGKDLKGKTCTTKKGYINQIYYWQQTSNKTTTNTFDIKGKFKTGQFEHQIMVGTDWTYEQREPRLANKTQNGSAIYGYVNPLTGEREYSRGNGPLLISQHNYNEGTTYGIFAQDLIGLNDQLKLMVGLRYDYFDFSTTNKLNNDHRNVKDSSFSPNVGLIWQPVPEHSFYTSYSKSFAPFGGQMGVNQVTGSTDVAKMDKEPQYNEQYEVGVKSEWLDNRLNTQLSVFDIRKNNIRYKPNPDSEPDVWATAGQHQSRGLEFSFIGRVLDNVFVRGGYGYTDAKVKEDKQNPEREGNYLANTSKNTGNLFVRYLPTEQWYTEVGVTYVGSYYPNINNQVKMEGFNRVDAAIGYSADPWNVTLAVNNLTNKEYWRSDSMPGTPRNVLLRLNYQF encoded by the coding sequence ATGTTAAGAATTTCTATATCATCTCCCCAAATTAAAAGCTCTTTCCCACTGAGCCTACTCAGTTTAATGATCTTGAATACTCAAGTTGCCTACGCAGAAGACTTGGCTGACTCATCATCAAAAGTTGCTGCTGTCATGCCAACCATAAAAATTGAGGCCATGAGTGAGCTCGACCCCATTAAAAGTTATATCGACTATGACAAAGCCAATGTCACCCGTAATGGCTTGGACAAAAAAGATATTCCTCAAACTGTTGATACCATTGATGTTCAGAAATATAAAATTTATGGCTCAAACGATTTAAGCGTGATGTTGCAAGGCACACCCGGAGTTTCCACCAACTACGATATGCGCGGTGATGGGATTACTATTCGGGGTTTTGGTGCTGATACAGGTGATATTTACCGTGATGGAATACGTGAAAGTGGGCAAGTACGACGTAGTACAGCCAATATTGAACGTATTGAAATTTTAAAAGGCCCTGCTTCTGTTTTATATGGGCGTAGTGCCGGTGGTGGAGTTGTAAATATGGTGAGTAAGTTCGCCAATTTTGACTCTAAAAGCTCAGTGGGTGCTTATGCAGGTTCTTACGATAACTACGGAACAACGGCCGACATCAATCAAGTCCTCAATAATAATCTAGCAGTACGTTTGACTGGAGAATATGGCGAAACGGGCAGCTTCCGTTCTGGTATTAAAAATAAAATAGAGATGCTCTCTCCAAGCTTCACTTATAAAAATGATGATGAAACGCTGACTTGGACCACACAATATACCTATGACAAATTAGGCCGAGTTCCTGATCGTGGGCCAACGCGTGACAATCTGCCTATAGGTACATCTATCAAAACAGGATTTGCCCAAGATCGCGATTATGTGGATGATATTTTGCAAGTCGTTCGTACCGACGTAAATTATCAATATGCTCCCGATTGGAACTTCCACTGGGCAGCAAGTTACCGCCAAGCAGAACAGAACTTTGATCATTTTTATTTTGGAACTTATTGTGGACTAGATGGCAAAGACTTAAAAGGCAAAACCTGTACAACTAAAAAAGGATACATCAATCAAATTTACTACTGGCAACAAACCAGCAATAAGACCACGACCAATACATTTGATATTAAGGGTAAGTTCAAAACAGGTCAGTTTGAACACCAAATTATGGTCGGCACAGACTGGACCTATGAACAACGAGAACCTCGTCTAGCCAATAAAACCCAAAATGGTTCAGCCATTTATGGTTATGTTAATCCCCTGACTGGTGAACGAGAATACAGCCGCGGCAATGGTCCCCTTTTGATTAGCCAACATAACTATAATGAAGGCACAACTTATGGGATATTTGCTCAGGATTTAATTGGTTTAAATGACCAACTTAAACTCATGGTGGGGCTACGCTACGATTATTTTGATTTTTCAACCACCAATAAACTCAATAACGACCATCGTAATGTAAAAGACAGCAGTTTTAGTCCAAATGTGGGTTTGATATGGCAACCCGTTCCAGAACATAGTTTTTATACATCTTATTCTAAAAGCTTTGCACCGTTCGGTGGACAAATGGGTGTTAACCAAGTTACTGGAAGCACCGATGTCGCAAAAATGGATAAAGAGCCTCAATATAACGAGCAATACGAAGTCGGTGTAAAAAGCGAATGGCTAGATAATCGCTTAAATACCCAACTTTCTGTTTTTGATATTCGTAAAAATAATATTCGCTATAAACCAAACCCAGACAGTGAGCCAGATGTATGGGCAACTGCTGGTCAGCATCAATCTCGTGGTCTCGAATTTAGCTTTATTGGTCGTGTACTTGATAATGTCTTTGTCCGCGGTGGTTATGGTTATACCGATGCAAAAGTAAAAGAAGATAAGCAAAATCCTGAACGAGAAGGCAATTATTTAGCTAACACATCTAAGAACACAGGTAATTTATTTGTTCGCTATTTACCAACCGAACAGTGGTATACCGAAGTAGGGGTGACCTATGTAGGATCTTATTATCCAAATATTAATAATCAAGTAAAAATGGAAGGCTTTAACCGTGTCGATGCAGCAATTGGTTATAGTGCGGACCCTTGGAATGTCACACTTGCGGTAAATAACCTAACCAATAAAGAGTACTGGCGTTCAGATAGCATGCCAGGCACACCACGTAATGTGTTATTGCGTTTGAATTATCAGTTTTAA
- the pyrE gene encoding orotate phosphoribosyltransferase: MTTPVSFNPQAFIELALSRGVLKFGEFTLKSGRVSPYFFNAGLLNDGEALSLLAQGYADKLTQCENVDVIFGPAYKGIPFVAATAVALSQVHNKSVPWGFNRKEAKDHGEGGVLVGAAVEGKKVWIIDDVITAGTAIREVVTILKNAGATIAGVLVALDRQERGQGELSAIQEVQKELEIPVHALITMKDLMDYLEAKGEKEALANMQAYREKYGI; the protein is encoded by the coding sequence ATGACAACGCCTGTGTCATTTAACCCGCAAGCATTTATCGAACTCGCATTATCACGCGGTGTGCTTAAATTTGGTGAGTTTACTTTAAAATCTGGACGCGTGAGTCCTTATTTTTTTAATGCAGGCCTACTCAACGATGGTGAAGCTTTATCTCTTTTAGCGCAAGGCTATGCCGATAAATTAACACAATGCGAAAATGTTGACGTGATTTTTGGACCAGCTTACAAAGGTATTCCTTTTGTAGCAGCGACTGCTGTTGCTCTGTCGCAAGTGCATAACAAAAGTGTGCCATGGGGCTTTAACCGTAAAGAAGCGAAAGATCATGGCGAAGGTGGTGTTTTAGTGGGTGCTGCGGTTGAAGGTAAGAAAGTCTGGATTATTGATGACGTAATTACCGCGGGTACTGCTATTCGTGAAGTGGTAACGATTTTGAAAAATGCTGGTGCAACTATTGCGGGTGTTTTAGTGGCATTAGATCGTCAAGAACGTGGTCAAGGTGAACTTTCTGCAATTCAAGAAGTTCAAAAAGAATTAGAAATTCCTGTGCATGCACTGATTACTATGAAAGATTTAATGGATTATTTAGAAGCAAAAGGCGAAAAAGAAGCGCTAGCCAATATGCAAGCTTATCGCGAGAAATACGGTATCTAA
- a CDS encoding alpha/beta hydrolase, protein MNIPNVLKYYLTEKFLKTAIRTPSQLNLPPTVLRPMLDQLCRAFPKQKDVTVRPIRLAGIKGEEIKAQDSATQLIFHIHGGAFFLGSLKTHHAFMTDLAARTQMQIIHVDYPLAPEHPYPEATEALYDIYQSLLVQGIQPKDIILSGDSCGANLALALCLRLKEQPELMPSGLILLSPFLDLTLTSESLRFNQKHDALLSFEALQIGIQHYIGNHIAADDPRVSPLFDNLEGLPPTLVQVGSKEILLDDAKRFREKAEEAGVKVHFKLYTGMWHNFQMFNAWFDEAKQAMADIAEFAHELDQT, encoded by the coding sequence ATGAATATACCAAACGTTTTAAAATATTACTTAACAGAAAAATTCCTTAAAACAGCCATTCGTACCCCAAGTCAGTTGAATTTACCTCCAACTGTTCTACGTCCTATGCTTGACCAACTTTGCAGGGCTTTTCCAAAACAAAAAGATGTAACCGTTCGGCCAATCCGCCTTGCAGGTATTAAAGGTGAAGAAATTAAAGCTCAGGATTCAGCGACCCAGCTTATATTTCATATTCACGGCGGAGCTTTTTTTCTGGGAAGTTTAAAAACCCATCATGCTTTCATGACAGATTTGGCAGCTCGCACTCAAATGCAAATTATTCATGTGGACTATCCGCTTGCACCGGAACATCCATATCCTGAGGCGACCGAAGCACTGTATGACATTTATCAATCTTTATTGGTTCAGGGCATTCAACCCAAAGATATTATTTTATCGGGCGACTCATGTGGGGCCAATTTAGCTTTGGCACTATGCCTACGCTTAAAAGAGCAACCTGAACTTATGCCAAGCGGCTTAATTTTATTGTCGCCTTTTTTAGATTTAACGCTGACCAGTGAATCTTTAAGATTTAACCAAAAACATGATGCCCTGCTTTCTTTTGAAGCCCTCCAAATAGGCATTCAACATTATATTGGCAATCATATTGCAGCAGATGATCCACGGGTTTCACCTCTTTTCGATAACTTAGAAGGTTTGCCGCCAACTTTAGTACAGGTAGGTTCTAAAGAAATTTTATTAGACGACGCAAAACGTTTTAGAGAAAAAGCTGAAGAAGCAGGTGTCAAAGTCCATTTTAAACTTTACACAGGTATGTGGCATAACTTTCAAATGTTTAATGCTTGGTTCGATGAAGCAAAACAAGCGATGGCTGATATTGCCGAGTTTGCCCATGAACTTGATCAAACTTAA
- a CDS encoding GGDEF domain-containing protein codes for MKIRLITGPINKIKHVILEFIHNNHIINWTPLQKSALMLVLACAMNFSWLLWKGYILMMPSVWQWANLPLVKSQLWLNLITLLLLALLIIPCYRYKDQDWAQRIVPLISVQVFMLMLCHDGYLIGSISPATMVGYVGTIGVGLVLFERKIVYSAFIPATIILAVCTYLSMNGVIPYAPLFNFTAFRHAQTNPFWLGSMLFFIMPILVVCFVLFEILLTQWRQRETYIQDLSQLDPLTNVLNRRSLNSHLDALHEQQFDYALVLLDIDHFKKINDVYGHHQGDEVLIEIAQCLSKNLRNEDVIGRFGGEEFILLLPHTDIIQAEKIAERCRQSLQELSIFTNQNNQIHVSASFGISSSAFANDPYLVIRQADQALYAVKASGRNQVCTFQQMTHIESI; via the coding sequence ATGAAAATCCGATTAATCACTGGGCCTATAAATAAAATAAAACATGTGATTCTCGAATTCATCCATAACAATCACATTATTAACTGGACGCCTTTACAAAAAAGCGCCTTGATGCTCGTACTCGCCTGTGCAATGAATTTTAGTTGGCTTTTATGGAAAGGCTATATTTTAATGATGCCTAGTGTCTGGCAATGGGCAAATTTACCTTTAGTCAAATCACAACTCTGGCTCAATTTAATTACCTTACTTTTGTTAGCTTTACTCATTATTCCGTGTTACCGCTACAAAGACCAAGATTGGGCTCAAAGAATTGTCCCGCTCATTAGCGTACAAGTCTTTATGCTCATGCTGTGCCATGATGGTTATTTAATTGGTAGCATTAGTCCCGCCACAATGGTTGGTTATGTCGGGACTATTGGGGTAGGTCTGGTTTTATTTGAAAGAAAAATTGTTTATAGCGCTTTTATACCAGCAACGATTATTTTAGCAGTATGTACTTATTTAAGTATGAATGGGGTTATTCCCTACGCTCCACTTTTTAACTTTACGGCATTTCGACATGCTCAAACCAATCCATTTTGGTTAGGAAGTATGCTGTTTTTTATTATGCCGATTTTAGTCGTTTGTTTTGTTCTATTTGAAATATTACTGACCCAATGGCGCCAACGAGAAACTTATATTCAGGACTTAAGCCAACTTGACCCACTAACCAATGTATTAAATAGACGAAGTTTAAATAGTCATCTTGATGCACTTCATGAGCAACAGTTTGATTACGCGCTAGTACTTCTCGACATAGACCATTTTAAAAAAATTAATGATGTATATGGTCATCATCAGGGCGATGAGGTTCTGATTGAAATCGCCCAATGCTTGTCAAAAAACTTGCGTAATGAAGATGTTATTGGTCGATTTGGTGGAGAGGAATTTATTTTATTACTTCCTCATACCGATATTATTCAAGCGGAAAAAATTGCTGAACGTTGCAGACAATCTCTACAAGAACTTTCTATCTTCACTAATCAAAATAACCAGATTCATGTCAGTGCAAGTTTTGGTATTAGCAGCTCCGCTTTTGCAAATGATCCCTACCTTGTGATTCGTCAGGCAGATCAGGCGCTCTATGCAGTCAAAGCTTCAGGGCGCAATCAGGTGTGTACTTTTCAACAAATGACCCACATAGAATCAATTTGA